The Oreochromis aureus strain Israel breed Guangdong linkage group 7, ZZ_aureus, whole genome shotgun sequence region GTAAAGTGAGCCTTCACACTCAGCCAGTGCTGCACCCTGCCACTTATGTAGCCGCATCGACGCCACTTAGGAGACCTGAACGATGCACTGCTGAACCCTTCTCACGTCAGCGATCGGAACATCATCTCCTTATAAACAGGCCAGACCAGGTGCAGCTATTACATCCTGCATCCCCAGCTGATCAGCCACTACAACCTGCTCATCTTTCAGTACACCAGCTATCACAGCCTGTGGACTCAGTGAGTCTGCGGCAGACGTCACATCCTGCTGCTCCCGTCTTCCAAGCCAGACATCCAGCTAATCCTGTGTACTTGCAGCAACCACCACATCCTGCTGATCCTACCTACCAACCTTCACGTCCACCAGAACCTGCGACCCAGCCATCACAGTGGGCAGAAGCTCATCGCCCTGTGCCCAACATACTGCATCCTGAAGCATTGCCTGATCCAGCTGGCAAATACTATGTTCCTTATCCCTCAGGAAGTAATTATTCATCATCTTCCGCTGCTGAACACCATAATCCACAGGTGGCCACAACTTCCCCAGCAGGAACGCCTCTACCAAACCTGATGGAGATGATGGTGGCGTCTTCATATGGCATTCCAAAGCCTAAGCTGGTGATCTTCAGGTCGGGCAGAGAGAGTGACTTCGCCTTATTAAAGAAAGGGCTGGACAGCACCTTAGGGCCACATTCTCATCTGGGAGAAGATTACAAGTATCAGGTTCTACTAGATCATCTAGAGCATCCCAGCGCCCTACAGGTAGCCAAGCGCTACATTCACGACCGCACTCCCTACACTAGTGCAATGAGGGCGCTAGAGCAGAGGTATGGACAGCCAAGGCAGTTAGTCCAACGTGAGCTTAGCACTATATTAAACTGCCCCCTATTAGAACCGGGACTCTCAAGCTATTGAAgacctgtctctgtctgtgtccaGCCTGGTCGGGCTTCTCAGTACCATGGATGAAGTAGCAGCCAGTGAGCTCCATTGTGGTTCACATGTGGACAGACTGCTTACCAAGCTCCCCCTGAACTACAGAGACAGCTTCATCGAGTACTGTATCACCCGGGGGATCATCCGCACTGGCAGCAGCCGAACGTACAACATGTACGACTTCTCAGAATGGCTCGAACGGAAATCCCAAGTCCTTCAGCTATCCAGACAAGCCTCTCAAATGCCCCCTGACAAGCCACGTCCAGAGAAAACCCTACTCAAAGCCTCAGCAGGGCTCAAGCCACACAACAAATCTGCGTCCATCTACTACGGCCCAAATCCAGCCCAAGCCAAGCTAAAACAAGAGGGAGAATCTACAGCTCCGGATCCGACAGTCCAACCTAAGAAGAGACAGAAGTTCAAACCTTATTGTCCATACTGCGAAGGGACAGAGCATTATCTGAATGGCTGTGATGGATTCAAAAGGCTAGACCTCA contains the following coding sequences:
- the LOC120441092 gene encoding pollen-specific leucine-rich repeat extensin-like protein 1: MANPQDRGASSSPRPKREKKLPGHLVDYEHNLTEPPEPSRAPSSSSSSDNEEEERWQKMESVWNSVLQHMTQLQVSMEETRGTLLKRVERLEQASKPGSPLPPETGALEQRQPISSITEVAPLQPSSEVLHETTEPLTVPVMPSEQDTTTPVNMLTPVETSAPSPPRKVSLHTQPVLHPATYVAASTPLRRPERCTAEPFSRQRSEHHLLINRPDQVQLLHPASPADQPLQPAHLSVHQLSQPVDSVSLRQTSHPAAPVFQARHPANPVYLQQPPHPADPTYQPSRPPEPATQPSQWAEAHRPVPNILHPEALPDPAGKYYVPYPSGSNYSSSSAAEHHNPQVATTSPAGTPLPNLMEMMVASSYGIPKPKLVIFRSGRESDFALLKKGLDSTLGPHSHLGEDYKYQVLLDHLEHPSALQVAKRYIHDRTPYTSAMRALEQSLVGLLSTMDEVAASELHCGSHVDRLLTKLPLNYRDSFIEYCITRGIIRTGSSRTYNMYDFSEWLERKSQVLQLSRQASQMPPDKPRPEKTLLKASAGLKPHNKSASIYYGPNPAQAKLKQEGESTAPDPTVQPKKRQKFKPYCPYCEGTEHYLNGCDGFKRLDLKAMATWITEKAKCWRQGVNILQSSVL